TTTGCAAATGAGTATGAAACTCCCCCCCATCGTTTATTAATAAATAAGATTATCCTTCCCGACTATCTAAAACAGCGTGGCCTTGTTTATCAAACCAGCTCTACCAGTTTACATATCGCGACTGATCACCTTTGGGCCGAGCCACTTGATGAGGGTATTACTAAGTCATTAAAAGCATCGTTGCGCTCCCAAGGTGTAATGTTAGTTACCCACAATATGAATGCAAAAGAGGCTAATGACTATTTAACCCTACAGATAGACGACTTTATCGCGACATGGCAAGGCGATATTATTCTGAGCGGTCAATACACTGTAAAACATATCGACGAATCGCAGTCAGCAACGGATTTTGAGTACACACTCCCCCTTGCAGTTGATGGATTCCCTGCAAGTATCGAAGTGATGCGAGAAGCTATTCATGCCTTGGCGGAAAATATCGCTAGCGAAGTCACAAAGGGATAACCCTATTTTTATGATTAGTGCCATTAAAAAGTTTGTAGACCTTGGAACCGACGCATCTCTGTCTGACGATCTAAATCGTCGAATCAGAGTCGTTAACATGTTCTCTGCGGTTGGGATGACCGTGACTTTTTTACTTGGGTTTCGGGCACTGTTTGCACAAGAAACATTCTTAACCTGCGTGTTATTTTCTGCCACCATACTGTTTGCAATATCTCATAAACTACAAGCAATGATAGGGGCAAAGCGAGGCAGTTTCATTTCTGCTACCGTTTTAATTGCCTGTCTAATGTCACTTATGCTGATACTAGTCGTGACTGGTGGTAGTGAAAATACGGGGCCTCTTTGGATATTTACCGTTCCCTCCGTCACCATGTTTTTTACCGGTTTTCGCCGGGGGCTAATGGCGCTAACAGGTTTTGCCGCAGTTATTATTGTCATATTTTTTACACCCGATAATGCCTTATTGGCGACAGAGTATTCTTTCGAGTTTAAAACGCGTATTGTTTATACTTTCATCACGGTTTCTTTCCTATCCGCAGTTTATGAATATAGCCGTCAACGTAGCTACAATACGGCCGTGTACCTGAGCGAACAGTTCGAACGTCAAGCCAGATACGACCCCCTTACCACCATTTTAAACCGTAGAGGCGGGCAGCAGCAGCTTGAGCAAGAACTCAGCAGAATGCAGAGAAACAAAAAACCATTTTCTATCGCGCTCGCTGATATCGACCGCTTTAAATCTATAAATGATACCTTCGGACACGATGCGGGTGACGAGGTTTTAAAAAAGGTTGCCAGCGTTTTCAGCAGTCGCTTGCGCGCTCAAGATGGTCTATCACGATGGGGCGGCGAAGAATTTTTATTTATTTTTCCAGAAACCAATGAGCAAGATGCGAGAATGGTGACTGAACAAATAAGAGAAAACCTGAGTGCTAATGCCATTCCGGTTGATAACAAATCGCACCGTGTTACATCAAGTTTTGGGGTGTGCGAGATTACGCCGTCTATGACACTCACTACTGCGTTAAACTTGGCCGACCAAGCGTTATACCAAGCAAAAAATGACGGTAGAAATAAAGTATGTACCGCAACAGAGCACAAGCGTAAAAGTAGTCGCTAGACTAATCAACCAAAGATATTCCCTCCCTTAATTCCCTTACGTATGCAAGCATTGGTCTCCCTGAGTCTTTACATATATTGACTTACGTTTAGTTACAATTGATGAATAACTTAGACACAGTTTGGCGTTAAACTACTCTCAGCTAATTTTTTAAATAAAGACCCGATTATGAAATGGATGAAATTCATACTTCCCGTTGCCATCTTGGTAGTAAGTTATTTTATAATGAAAGGCATTGAGGCCTCTGCCTCAGATTCAGCCATAACTGAAGCGGTAGACACCCGTCCCACCGTCACTATCGAGCAAATTGATGTCGAAAGCTCTGTCATTACATTATCTTCATATGGAGAAGTGCAGCCACTAGAAAGTACAAACCTTGCTGCTCAGGTCTCGGGTGAAGTCGAGTCTTGGAACCCCAAATTTGTAAGTGGCGGACTGGTTCGACGAGGTGAAGTATTATTCTCGGTTGAAAAAGATGCCTACGAGGCAGCGCTATTACTCGCGCAAGCTAACCTTTCCAGCGCACAAGCCCAATTAATACAAGAGCAAGCTCAAGCGGATGTAGCGGCTCGAGAGGCCAAATCTATGCCTGATGCAAGGGTCACCGACTTGTATCTTAGAAAGCCGCAAGTTATGAGCGCACAAGCATCGGTTAAATCGGCAGAAGCTCAACTCAAAATTGCCAAGCGCGACTTAGATAACTGCGAAGTGGCTGCCCCTTATGATGCCCTTATTATTTCAAGAGAGATCAGTACCGGCGATTATGTTACCCAAGGCACAACCGCGGCGGTTATCAATAATATTGAGCAGGCAGAAATCACCTTCCCTATCGCGGGGTTCGACCGGGTATTCTTAGATGAAAACACCCTAGGAACAAAAGCGATACTTACCCTTGACGATGTAAGCAAAACGCAAGTTACCGCGACAATTCATCGTGACACGGGCGTTATCGACAGTGCCACCAGAATGACCCATTTTGTAGCCAGAATTGAAGACCCTTACGCCCTGAATGCAACTAAACCTATCGTGAAATTCGGTACCTATACCACGATAAGTTTTGAAGGTAAGACGCTAGAAGATGTATACCGTATTCCTCAAGAATTAGTCACCAACCGCACGCTTTGGACAATAGATGAAGAAAGTAAGTTGGTCTCGCAAAAAATTCAGGTTATTCGTGAAGATGGCAGCGACTTTCTTATTCAAGGCACTTTTAACCCGAACAAAGTGGTGATGTCTTTACCTGAATACCCTCAAAATGGCATGGAAGTAAAAGTCATCGATAACAGCGCTGGTTTTGCGGCGAACAGCGACACCGCGAAATAGGAGCGTCACTATGAATAAAACAAATTCAGAAACGGGCATTATCGCGTGGTTTGCCAATAACGCCGTAGCCGCGAACCTATTAATGATATTTATCATTTTGATGGGCTTGGCCAGTTACTTTACGATTCAGCGCCAAATGTTTCCCAACATCGAAATAAACTACATTACGGTGTCGGCACAATATCCTGGTGCATCTCCACAAGAAATAGAAGAAAGTATTCTTATTAAAGTAGAAGAGGCGCTAAAAGACGTTACCGAGATTAAAAGAACAGTAGCCCGCGCTTTTCGTGATTCTGGAACCGTAACACTTGAAATTGATACCGATGAAGAACTCACCGATGTACTCGATAAAGTTAAACTGAGAGTTGACGGTATTGCTACCTTCCCTGCGGGAATGGAGCCGGTAAATATATCGCAAATTGAGTTTCAACAAGACGTGATTGAAATGCCATTGGTGGGCGATTTACCTCTTCCAGAGCTTAAAATCATCGCCAATGAGATTGAAGATGAACTGCTTCAAC
The nucleotide sequence above comes from Alteromonas naphthalenivorans. Encoded proteins:
- a CDS encoding efflux RND transporter periplasmic adaptor subunit, producing MKWMKFILPVAILVVSYFIMKGIEASASDSAITEAVDTRPTVTIEQIDVESSVITLSSYGEVQPLESTNLAAQVSGEVESWNPKFVSGGLVRRGEVLFSVEKDAYEAALLLAQANLSSAQAQLIQEQAQADVAAREAKSMPDARVTDLYLRKPQVMSAQASVKSAEAQLKIAKRDLDNCEVAAPYDALIISREISTGDYVTQGTTAAVINNIEQAEITFPIAGFDRVFLDENTLGTKAILTLDDVSKTQVTATIHRDTGVIDSATRMTHFVARIEDPYALNATKPIVKFGTYTTISFEGKTLEDVYRIPQELVTNRTLWTIDEESKLVSQKIQVIREDGSDFLIQGTFNPNKVVMSLPEYPQNGMEVKVIDNSAGFAANSDTAK
- a CDS encoding PqiC family protein yields the protein MNTFINNRNALVCKVIRARLIFAAFLGASLVGCASSGSALQYYLLHSTTSSFANEYETPPHRLLINKIILPDYLKQRGLVYQTSSTSLHIATDHLWAEPLDEGITKSLKASLRSQGVMLVTHNMNAKEANDYLTLQIDDFIATWQGDIILSGQYTVKHIDESQSATDFEYTLPLAVDGFPASIEVMREAIHALAENIASEVTKG
- a CDS encoding GGDEF domain-containing protein, which gives rise to MPWRKISLAKSQRDNPIFMISAIKKFVDLGTDASLSDDLNRRIRVVNMFSAVGMTVTFLLGFRALFAQETFLTCVLFSATILFAISHKLQAMIGAKRGSFISATVLIACLMSLMLILVVTGGSENTGPLWIFTVPSVTMFFTGFRRGLMALTGFAAVIIVIFFTPDNALLATEYSFEFKTRIVYTFITVSFLSAVYEYSRQRSYNTAVYLSEQFERQARYDPLTTILNRRGGQQQLEQELSRMQRNKKPFSIALADIDRFKSINDTFGHDAGDEVLKKVASVFSSRLRAQDGLSRWGGEEFLFIFPETNEQDARMVTEQIRENLSANAIPVDNKSHRVTSSFGVCEITPSMTLTTALNLADQALYQAKNDGRNKVCTATEHKRKSSR